DNA from Streptomyces luteogriseus:
CCATGGCCGCCGGCGCTGGCCTCGACGCCCGGCTCGCCCCCTTCATCGCCGGGTACGTCCTCGTCCTCGCGGTCCTCGGACCCATCGCCGCCGGACGCGCGCACCTGCTCGCCCGGGCGCTCCGGACGGGCCAGGGCCTCCTGCCCCGCCGCACGGCCCCGGCGTACGACGTCGGACCCGAGAGCGACGGCACACCGTCCGCCCCCCAGCCCGCCGAGGCCGAGCGGTAGCGGGCGATGGCCGGCCCCGGCGCGCCCCAGGGGCCGGGCCGCCCGACGCGGACGGCACGGATCGTACGCAGCACGGCGTGCGCGACGAGCACGAGGGCGGTCAGCCGGAAGATCCGTCGGAGCAAGAGCGCCGCTTACCGCCGCCTCGAGCCCGCGGACGCCCGGCGCCGGGCCGGCCCGCCGTCCGTGACAGCACCCGTCGTCGGACCGAACACCCGCATCCCGGAACGGCGTTCGGCGGAGGCGGCCACCGGGAAGAATGGAGGTGGGGCCCGATGGGGGACGCCGCTGGAGGGGGGAAGCCGAAGCCCTGGTGAGACAGCCGCGGCCGGTCGTACCGCCGCATCGGCGCGCCCTGTCTCCCTCCGCACCGCACAGGGCCCGACCCCTCAGGACTTGTCATGCCCTCAGCCGTGTCCTGCCTCGAAGCGCTCGGGTTCCGGGAAGGAGAAGCCGTGCCGCAGTCCGAAGACCGTCGTCTGGTCGATCTCGAAGCACGACTCGAGCGGGAGGACCCCCGGTTCACCCGGGCCATGAGAACCGGCCGACCCGCCCGGCCCCGCGAGTACCGGCGGGCCGGAGCCTGGTGGGGGCTGGGGCTCGGCTTCGTCGTGCTGGGCACCGGCATCGTCCTGGCGCAGGGGCTGCTCATCGCGGGCGGGCTCGTCCTCGTCGGCATGGCGGCGCAGCTGGCCGATCCGGACCCGGCCCGCATGACGCACCGGGGGTTCGGACGGCGCTGACGGGGGCGGTCCGGCGGGTCCCTCCGGGGCCGGCCGGACCGTCGCGTTATGCCGCCGTCAGGGTGTCGTCTTAACCCGTGTGCACGCCCCGGATGGTGGGACGGCCCGACTCGACTGACGGTGGTTCACGTCGAGGCCGGGTCTCGTGAGCTGGCGAGGCGTCAGCTGCCCGGCTCGCGACGAAAGGACTCACCGATGCGCTCTGCCCGCATGCTGCTCGCGACGGCCACTGCCACGGCCGCCCTCGCGATCGCCGCACCCGCCGCATTCGCCGACGCGATGGGTGACGGGGACCACGACACCACTTCCTACAGCAAGGAGCACCACAAGGACGGCAAGCACCACAAGCCGCACGGCGGGATGCACACGGGTGGCGGAGCGCTGTCCGCGGTGACCGCGGACGACTGGGACTCCTCCGAGCAGGACAAGGGCGACTGGGGCGGCAAGGGCGACGAAGAGGGCAAGCACGAGGAGCACGGCAAGGACGACGGGCAGGAGAAGGGCTGGGAGGGCAAGCACGACAAGCACGGCAAGCCGCACGGTGGGATGCACACCGGCGGCGGTGCGCTGGCCTCCGTGAACTCCGACGACTGGGAGGGCTCCAAGTACGACCCGGACACCTACAAGGACGGCGAGGACGACTGGGGCGGCAAGCAGGAAGAGGGCGGCTCCGGCGAGAAGGGCGACTGGGGCGGCAAGCAGGAAGAAGGGGGCAAGCACGACAAGGGCTCCTGGGAGGGCAAGCACGAGAAGCCGCGCGGTGGCATGCACACCGGTGGCGGCGGCCTGGCCTCCGCTCCGGGCGTGACCGCCGGTGGTCTGGCGGTGCTGGCGGTGGCCGGCACCGGTCTGTTCGCGCTGCGTCGTCAGAAGGCCTCGCAGGGCGCCGTGTGACCGGTGCCTGACCCCATGGCAGCCGTGGCCGCCGCACGTGCCCCGCACGTCGCGGCGGCCCGGCTCGTCCTCCCGCGTGCCGTGCCCGCTGCCGTGCCTGAATGAGGTGGTCCTTGATGGCAGCCAGTCCCTCCGCTCTTTCCGACCTCGGCCCCGCCCCGTCGAAGCGGCGGTTCCGCCGCGTGGTGACGGTGCTCTGGGTGGTGGCCGCACTCGTCCTGACCGTGAACCTGGTCGGCGGCCGCGGTGGGTCGCCGGACTCCGCCGGCCCGCCGCACGCGCCGCCCGCCGTGGCCGCCGCCTCGGCCGTGCCCGACCTGCCCGACACGCCGTCCACGTCCGCGGCGCCCCACCGGTCCGGCGCGTCCGGCCCTCATCTGCCGCGGTCCCGGCCGGTGCGTCTGCTCATCCCCAAGATCTCGGTCGACGCGCCCTTCACCGCTCTCGCCATCAACGACTTCGGGCAGCTGGAACCGCCGCCGGCGGAGGACACCAACCTGGTCGGCTGGTACGCCAAGGGCCACACGCCCGGGGAGTCCGGCACCGCGATCATCGCCGGGCACGTGGACACCGCGACCGCCCCGGCCGTGTTCGCCGGACTCAACGCGCTGAAGAAGGGCGACCGGTTCCAGGTGGCGCGGGCCGACGGCAGCAAGGCGACCTTCGCCGTCGACGCCGTCGAGTCGTTCGAGAAGGACGCCTTCCCCAGCGACCGCGTCTACGGCGACACACCGAGGGCCCAGGTCCGGCTCATCACCTGCTCCGGCTCCTACGACCGTCGGGCCCGGGACTACACCGAGAACCTGGTCGTCTTCGCCCACCTCGTCTGACTTTCCGGCGCCCGGGCCTGACTTGGTGTTTTACAGTGACACCCACCAGTTCAGGCGACTGTGGGACCTGTGAGGGATTCGCGAACCATGACGACCGAAACGTTTGAGTTCCAGGTAGAGGCGCGTCAGCTGCTCCAGCTGATGATCCACTCGGTCTACTCGAACAAGGATGTCTTCCTGAGGGAGCTCGTCTCCAACGCCTCCGACGCGCTCGACAAGCTGCGTCTGGAGAAGCTGCGGGACGACTCCCTCGACGCCGACGTGTCGGACCTGCACATCGAGCTCGACATCGACAAGGAGGCCCGCACCCTCACCGTGCGGGACAACGGCATCGGCATGTCGTACGACGAGGTCGGGCAGCTCA
Protein-coding regions in this window:
- a CDS encoding class F sortase translates to MAASPSALSDLGPAPSKRRFRRVVTVLWVVAALVLTVNLVGGRGGSPDSAGPPHAPPAVAAASAVPDLPDTPSTSAAPHRSGASGPHLPRSRPVRLLIPKISVDAPFTALAINDFGQLEPPPAEDTNLVGWYAKGHTPGESGTAIIAGHVDTATAPAVFAGLNALKKGDRFQVARADGSKATFAVDAVESFEKDAFPSDRVYGDTPRAQVRLITCSGSYDRRARDYTENLVVFAHLV
- a CDS encoding DUF3040 domain-containing protein; the encoded protein is MPQSEDRRLVDLEARLEREDPRFTRAMRTGRPARPREYRRAGAWWGLGLGFVVLGTGIVLAQGLLIAGGLVLVGMAAQLADPDPARMTHRGFGRR